A single genomic interval of Clostridium facile harbors:
- a CDS encoding LacI family DNA-binding transcriptional regulator — translation MNQQIGGKNNKKKPTMKDVANRSGVALSTVSHVINGTAPITEEVKRRVNQSIQELHYIPNALARRLRQDRTHMIGIIVPDISNEFYSKTASTIIRHFSNDGYTTVMVDTGYSLKRMQKNVDTLIEQRIDGLIVLGGGNDEHILNHAAETGVKVLLADRHYEDYPSVEFQYQEYMDQTICYLHEKRFRKIGYISESLDMVNLQERYDGFIQAMKKYHVRINPDWIITDRWLQLEKMDSGKVVMQELIQKLEGYDMPEIIIASSDMIAIGIMDALQENGYHVPEDVGVIGIDDIALARYCRPSLTTIRQDYEVFGRKCYATLKRYMEHNLRQKHYYIPGKLVIRNSIRKL, via the coding sequence TTGAATCAGCAAATAGGGGGAAAAAATAATAAGAAAAAACCAACCATGAAAGACGTGGCAAACCGATCTGGGGTTGCGCTGTCCACAGTATCCCATGTGATCAATGGAACTGCGCCAATTACAGAGGAAGTAAAGCGGAGGGTAAATCAATCCATCCAGGAATTGCATTATATTCCAAATGCGCTGGCACGTCGTTTGCGGCAGGATAGAACCCATATGATTGGGATTATTGTACCGGATATTTCTAACGAATTTTATTCCAAAACGGCTTCTACGATTATTCGCCATTTTAGCAATGATGGATATACTACTGTTATGGTGGATACAGGATATAGTTTAAAACGGATGCAAAAAAATGTGGATACCCTAATTGAACAACGGATAGATGGTTTAATTGTATTGGGCGGAGGGAACGATGAACATATTCTCAACCATGCTGCAGAAACAGGGGTTAAAGTGCTTTTGGCAGATCGGCATTATGAAGATTATCCTTCTGTGGAATTTCAATATCAAGAATATATGGATCAAACTATCTGTTACCTTCATGAAAAAAGATTTCGAAAAATAGGGTATATTAGTGAATCATTGGATATGGTCAATTTACAGGAACGATACGATGGGTTTATCCAGGCGATGAAAAAGTACCATGTCAGGATCAATCCAGACTGGATTATTACAGACCGCTGGCTACAGTTAGAAAAAATGGATAGTGGAAAAGTTGTGATGCAGGAGCTGATTCAAAAACTAGAGGGATATGACATGCCGGAGATTATAATTGCCTCCAGTGATATGATTGCCATTGGCATTATGGACGCCCTACAGGAAAATGGGTACCATGTTCCAGAAGATGTTGGAGTCATTGGCATTGATGATATTGCGTTGGCACGGTATTGCAGGCCTTCCTTAACTACGATCCGACAGGATTATGAGGTGTTTGGAAGAAAATGCTATGCAACATTAAAACGATATATGGAGCACAATTTGCGGCAAAAACATTATTATATTCCCGGAAAACTGGTAATCCGTAACTCCATTCGAAAATTATAG
- a CDS encoding Na/Pi cotransporter family protein has product MNFFTVVSLFGGLALFLYGMHEMSAGLEKFSGGALERTLQKFTSNIFKGVLFGLVVTALIQSSSATTVLIVGLVNAGIIKLKQAVGILMGANIGTTVTGQITRLLDLDATGNPILEFFKPSTLAPLVAVIGIILIMFCKGKNQKIIGQIAMGFGVLFTGLLNMSASVEPLKDNPVFLGILEKFSAFPILGLLAGIVITAIIQSSSASVGMLQALSSTGALTFGSTYPIILGQNIGTCVTSLISSIGANKNAKRTAAVHIYFNVIGTLIFLVAMTILHMLGVFDGIWNQAMSSGDIANFHTVFNIVTTLLLLPFASALEKLAVVTIKDKPSEEDEDEVATGLEGLDDRFLVSPTLALNHCSTIVGNMGKKSLKNFHASIKQIREYDPKKIERIQERENTIDMMEDSLGNYMVKLADCELSDDDNKQLTYLLHIISEFERIGDYSINLVEQATILNDKKIKFSENAQTELKVLASAVEEIITLSLQTYEQMDLVAAVRVEPLEETIDSIQEILKSRHIERLKTGLCTVDTGVIYLDLLTNLERISDHCSNIAVYTIGAHLGKSEINRHEYIQKIHNSKEGSYVSDMQYFYQKYTALIEQEESF; this is encoded by the coding sequence GGGGGTGCATTGGAACGCACCTTACAAAAATTTACCAGCAATATTTTTAAGGGAGTTTTATTTGGTTTAGTAGTAACAGCGTTGATACAAAGTTCTTCTGCAACTACTGTATTGATTGTAGGCCTTGTAAACGCAGGTATTATTAAATTAAAACAAGCTGTAGGGATTTTGATGGGTGCTAATATTGGTACTACGGTTACTGGACAGATTACCCGTCTACTCGATTTGGATGCTACTGGCAACCCAATTTTGGAGTTTTTTAAACCCTCTACCTTAGCCCCTTTGGTTGCTGTAATTGGTATTATTTTGATTATGTTCTGCAAAGGCAAGAATCAAAAGATCATTGGACAGATTGCAATGGGATTTGGCGTCCTGTTTACCGGTTTGTTAAATATGTCGGCATCTGTAGAGCCATTAAAAGATAACCCGGTATTTTTGGGTATCTTGGAGAAGTTTTCTGCTTTTCCTATTTTAGGGCTATTAGCTGGTATTGTGATTACCGCAATTATTCAAAGTTCTTCCGCTTCGGTTGGTATGTTGCAGGCTCTTAGCTCAACTGGAGCATTGACATTTGGCTCCACTTACCCTATTATTTTGGGGCAAAATATTGGTACCTGTGTGACATCTTTGATTTCCAGCATCGGTGCGAATAAAAATGCGAAACGTACTGCTGCTGTCCATATTTATTTTAACGTAATTGGAACTCTTATTTTCCTGGTTGCCATGACAATCTTACATATGTTGGGCGTATTTGATGGAATTTGGAATCAGGCAATGTCTAGCGGGGATATTGCAAATTTCCATACTGTTTTTAATATCGTAACAACTTTACTATTGCTGCCATTTGCTAGCGCTTTAGAAAAGCTGGCAGTGGTTACCATTAAAGACAAGCCATCTGAAGAAGATGAAGATGAGGTAGCAACTGGTTTGGAAGGATTGGACGACCGTTTTCTCGTATCTCCAACTTTGGCACTGAACCATTGTTCTACTATTGTAGGGAATATGGGGAAAAAGTCGTTAAAAAATTTCCATGCTTCTATCAAACAAATCCGTGAATATGACCCGAAAAAAATAGAACGGATTCAGGAACGGGAAAATACCATTGATATGATGGAGGATTCCCTTGGAAATTATATGGTAAAATTAGCAGATTGTGAGTTGTCCGACGACGACAATAAACAATTGACTTATTTACTGCATATTATTTCTGAATTTGAGCGGATTGGGGATTATTCAATCAACCTGGTTGAACAGGCAACAATATTAAATGATAAAAAGATTAAATTTTCTGAAAACGCGCAAACGGAACTAAAAGTGTTGGCTAGCGCAGTAGAGGAAATTATTACCTTATCCTTACAGACTTATGAACAAATGGATTTGGTTGCAGCAGTTCGTGTGGAACCCTTGGAAGAAACCATTGATAGTATTCAAGAAATATTGAAGAGCAGGCATATCGAACGCTTAAAAACAGGATTATGTACGGTGGATACTGGTGTTATCTATTTGGATTTATTGACTAATTTAGAACGTATCTCTGACCACTGTTCCAATATTGCGGTGTATACGATTGGGGCCCATTTAGGGAAAAGCGAAATCAATCGACATGAATATATTCAAAAAATCCACAATAGTAAAGAGGGCTCCTACGTTTCTGATATGCAGTATTTTTATCAGAAGTATACTGCTCTAATCGAACAGGAAGAATCCTTTTGA
- a CDS encoding RbsD/FucU family protein yields the protein MLKGIPNILSPELLKVLAEMGHSDTIILADGNFPAESKGKNAKVIRCDGHGVPELLDAILQVFPLDTYVEKPVKLIQVDPGFEVETPIWDTFYEIIGKYDERGASAVGTMERFDFYQKSEQAYAIVATSEKALYACMSLQKGVIQPE from the coding sequence GTGTTAAAAGGAATCCCAAACATTTTATCTCCTGAATTATTAAAGGTTTTAGCTGAAATGGGCCACAGTGATACTATTATTTTGGCAGATGGAAATTTTCCGGCTGAGTCAAAAGGCAAAAATGCGAAGGTAATCCGTTGTGACGGACATGGTGTACCCGAATTGCTGGATGCGATTTTACAGGTGTTTCCGTTGGATACTTATGTAGAAAAACCAGTAAAATTAATCCAAGTAGATCCAGGTTTCGAAGTAGAAACCCCTATTTGGGATACATTTTATGAAATTATTGGGAAATATGACGAGCGTGGCGCATCCGCTGTAGGTACAATGGAACGGTTTGACTTTTATCAAAAATCAGAACAAGCTTATGCCATTGTTGCTACCAGCGAAAAAGCATTGTATGCTTGTATGTCTTTACAAAAAGGTGTTATCCAGCCAGAGTAA